One genomic window of Geodermatophilus sp. DSM 44513 includes the following:
- a CDS encoding MMPL family transporter: MAVLLSRLGAFSHRHRLAVVLVWLAVLVGGGVGAGTLAGETSDSFAIPGQESTTALERISAQFGAAGGATAQVVVAAPDGQTLTAPQNATALGEPVATLGGLPGVAAASDPLDPAAPTVDRDLATGYSTVTFAAPVGEVTPEQQDALLAAVGDAGAGPLTVEVTGQAVQEPPHVGGPAEVVGVAVALVVLAVTYGSLALAGMNLLTAVVGVGIGVLGITIATGYTELSSTTPVLAAMLGLAVGIDYGLFIVSRFRQELRAGADVGTAVATAVGTAGSAVVTAGLTVVIALAGLFVAGIPFLTQMGLAAAGTIVVAVLVALTLVPAALGSLGLRALPRRQRGAVHSSAATGRGFLSGWVTTVTRHRVPALLLSVAALGVVAVPVASMQTTLVQTPPEDSTGARAERLLAEGFGPGVNGPLTVLFEGPGAVPAATAAAGGVSALDGVALVSPPVPDADGSAALLPVLPASGPTDPATEQLVADLRALLAGTEGATASVTGATAVSVDVATSLDAALPVYLALVVGLALVLLVLVFRSVLVPLVGVLGFVLTVGAALGATVAVFQWGWLGGLVDLGGSGPLLSLTPILVIGILFGLAMDYQIFLVSRMHEAHAHGAEPLAAIRTGFRQAAPVVVAAALIMFSVFAGFVPSGDATITSIAFALAVGIAVDAFVVRMVLVPAALTLLGARAWWLPHWLRRLPVLDVEGAALQRPAATARQPEAVGAAER, from the coding sequence ATGGCCGTCCTGCTGTCCCGGCTCGGTGCCTTCTCGCACCGGCACCGTCTGGCCGTCGTGCTCGTCTGGCTGGCCGTCCTCGTCGGCGGCGGCGTGGGGGCGGGGACCCTGGCCGGTGAGACGTCGGACAGCTTCGCCATCCCCGGCCAGGAGTCGACCACCGCCCTGGAGCGGATCAGCGCGCAGTTCGGCGCCGCCGGCGGGGCCACCGCGCAGGTGGTGGTCGCCGCCCCGGACGGGCAGACCCTGACCGCGCCGCAGAACGCCACCGCCCTCGGCGAGCCGGTGGCCACCCTCGGCGGCCTGCCCGGCGTGGCGGCGGCCAGCGACCCGCTGGACCCGGCCGCGCCGACGGTCGACCGGGACCTGGCCACCGGCTACAGCACGGTCACCTTCGCCGCGCCCGTCGGCGAGGTCACCCCGGAGCAGCAGGACGCCCTGCTGGCCGCGGTGGGGGACGCCGGGGCCGGCCCGCTCACCGTCGAGGTCACCGGCCAGGCCGTCCAGGAGCCGCCGCACGTCGGTGGCCCGGCCGAGGTCGTCGGCGTCGCCGTGGCGCTGGTCGTCCTCGCCGTCACCTACGGGTCGCTGGCCCTGGCCGGGATGAACCTGCTGACCGCGGTCGTCGGGGTCGGCATCGGCGTCCTCGGCATCACGATCGCCACCGGGTACACCGAGCTGTCCTCGACCACGCCGGTCCTGGCCGCGATGCTCGGGCTGGCCGTGGGCATCGACTACGGGCTGTTCATCGTCAGCCGGTTCCGCCAGGAGCTGCGCGCCGGCGCGGACGTCGGCACCGCAGTCGCCACGGCCGTCGGCACCGCCGGCTCCGCGGTGGTCACCGCCGGGCTGACCGTGGTCATCGCGCTGGCCGGCCTGTTCGTCGCCGGCATCCCGTTCCTCACCCAGATGGGCCTCGCGGCGGCGGGCACCATCGTCGTCGCCGTCCTCGTCGCCCTCACCCTGGTGCCGGCGGCACTGGGCTCCCTGGGGCTGCGCGCGCTGCCGAGGCGGCAGCGCGGTGCGGTGCACTCCTCCGCCGCGACCGGTCGCGGCTTCCTCTCCGGCTGGGTCACCACGGTCACCCGGCACCGCGTGCCCGCCCTGCTGCTGAGCGTCGCGGCCCTGGGCGTCGTCGCCGTCCCGGTCGCGTCGATGCAGACCACGCTGGTGCAGACCCCGCCGGAGGACAGCACCGGGGCCCGCGCCGAGCGGCTGCTCGCCGAGGGCTTCGGCCCGGGCGTCAACGGCCCGCTGACCGTGCTGTTCGAGGGCCCGGGAGCGGTGCCGGCCGCGACCGCGGCCGCCGGTGGGGTGAGCGCCCTGGACGGCGTCGCCCTGGTGTCCCCGCCGGTGCCGGACGCCGACGGCTCGGCCGCGCTGCTGCCGGTCCTCCCGGCCTCCGGACCGACCGACCCGGCGACCGAGCAGCTGGTGGCCGACCTGCGCGCGCTGCTGGCCGGCACCGAGGGGGCGACCGCCTCGGTCACCGGCGCCACCGCGGTCAGCGTCGACGTGGCCACCAGCCTGGACGCCGCCCTGCCGGTCTACCTGGCGCTGGTCGTGGGCCTGGCCCTGGTGCTGCTCGTGCTGGTCTTCCGCTCGGTGCTGGTGCCGCTGGTCGGCGTCCTCGGCTTCGTGCTCACCGTCGGCGCGGCCCTGGGCGCCACCGTGGCGGTGTTCCAGTGGGGCTGGCTGGGCGGCCTGGTCGACCTCGGGGGCAGCGGCCCGCTGCTGAGCCTCACGCCGATCCTGGTCATCGGCATCCTGTTCGGGCTGGCGATGGACTACCAGATCTTCCTGGTGTCCCGGATGCACGAGGCGCACGCCCACGGCGCCGAGCCCCTGGCGGCCATCCGCACCGGGTTCCGGCAGGCCGCCCCGGTCGTGGTCGCGGCCGCGCTGATCATGTTCTCGGTGTTCGCCGGGTTCGTCCCCTCCGGCGACGCGACCATCACGTCGATCGCCTTCGCGCTGGCCGTCGGCATCGCCGTCGACGCCTTCGTCGTCCGCATGGTGCTCGTGCCGGCGGCGCTGACCCTGCTGGGCGCCCGCGCGTGGTGGCTGCCCCACTGGCTGCGCCGGCTGCCGGTGCTGGACGTGGAGGGCGCCGCGCTGCAGCGGCCGGCCGCGACGGCCCGGCAGCCGGAGGCGGTGGGGGCCGCGGAGCGCTGA
- a CDS encoding TetR/AcrR family transcriptional regulator yields the protein MARPFRQQADDGILECAAALFARRGFAKTSVQDVADSVGLSKTGLLHHFPSKDALHAAVLAQAGTLASRVLDQVGPLAPGPARDRRALEVLVDVALAHPGLVGLMLAPVTDLGAEPDRAVTGVVLQVFGVDPDTTGPPRSVRVVGALSALAVLTLAAHAGDRTTEWRPHIVATCFDALGHGRAGAPSRPDPVET from the coding sequence GTGGCCCGTCCGTTCCGCCAGCAGGCCGACGACGGCATCCTCGAGTGCGCCGCCGCGCTGTTCGCCCGGCGCGGGTTCGCCAAGACCTCCGTGCAGGACGTCGCCGACTCCGTGGGGCTGTCCAAGACCGGCCTGCTGCACCACTTCCCGAGCAAGGACGCGCTGCACGCCGCGGTGCTCGCGCAGGCCGGCACGCTGGCCTCCCGCGTGCTGGACCAGGTCGGCCCGCTGGCGCCGGGCCCGGCCCGGGACCGGCGGGCGCTGGAGGTCCTCGTCGACGTCGCCCTGGCCCACCCCGGGCTGGTCGGGCTCATGCTCGCGCCGGTCACCGACCTGGGCGCCGAACCCGACCGCGCCGTCACCGGCGTGGTGCTGCAGGTCTTCGGCGTCGACCCCGACACCACCGGGCCGCCGCGCTCGGTGCGCGTGGTGGGGGCGCTGTCCGCGCTCGCCGTCCTGACCCTCGCCGCGCACGCCGGGGACCGGACCACCGAGTGGCGGCCGCACATCGTCGCCACCTGCTTCGACGCGCTCGGCCACGGCCGGGCCGGCGCCCCCTCCCGTCCCGACCCGGTGGAGACCTGA
- a CDS encoding tartrate dehydrogenase, which produces MTRHRIALVPGDGIGTEVLPPAEAVLEAVGRRHGLEFAFDSFDWSCQRYLAEGAMMPADGLDRIRSHDAVLLGAVGWPGVPDHVSLWGLLIPIRREFRQYVNLRPVKVLQGVPSPLRDAGAGDVDIVVVRENVEGEYSEVGGRVGRGTPEEFAVQEAVFTRRGITRIAEYAYALAEQRGRHVTSATKSNGIVHTMPFWDEVVAEVAARHPDVRSDKEHIDALAAKLVLAPGRFDVIVGSNLFGDILSDLAAAVAGSIGVAPAGNLNPEREFPSMFEPVHGSAPDIAGQGRANPLGAMWSAAMMLDHLGHPEAGADLLAAAFGALADGVRTADLGGTADTAGYTRAVLDRVGTSR; this is translated from the coding sequence ATGACCCGCCACCGCATCGCGCTCGTGCCCGGCGACGGCATCGGCACCGAGGTGCTCCCACCGGCCGAGGCGGTGCTGGAGGCCGTGGGCCGCCGGCACGGCCTCGAGTTCGCCTTCGACTCCTTCGACTGGTCCTGCCAGCGGTACCTGGCGGAGGGCGCGATGATGCCGGCCGACGGGCTGGACCGGATCCGCTCCCACGACGCCGTCCTGCTCGGCGCGGTCGGCTGGCCCGGCGTGCCCGACCACGTGTCGCTGTGGGGGCTGCTGATCCCCATCCGGCGCGAGTTCCGGCAGTACGTCAACCTGCGCCCGGTCAAGGTGCTGCAGGGGGTGCCCAGCCCGCTGCGCGACGCCGGCGCCGGGGACGTCGACATCGTCGTCGTCCGGGAGAACGTCGAGGGGGAGTACTCCGAGGTCGGCGGCCGGGTGGGCCGGGGCACCCCGGAGGAGTTCGCGGTGCAGGAGGCGGTGTTCACCCGCCGGGGCATCACCCGGATCGCCGAGTACGCCTACGCGCTGGCCGAGCAGCGCGGCCGGCACGTCACCTCGGCGACGAAGAGCAACGGGATCGTGCACACCATGCCGTTCTGGGACGAGGTGGTGGCCGAGGTCGCCGCCCGGCACCCGGACGTGCGCAGCGACAAGGAGCACATCGACGCCCTCGCGGCCAAGCTGGTGCTCGCCCCCGGGCGGTTCGACGTGATCGTCGGCTCCAACCTCTTCGGCGACATCCTCAGCGACCTGGCCGCCGCGGTGGCCGGCAGCATCGGCGTCGCGCCGGCGGGCAACCTCAACCCCGAGCGGGAGTTCCCCTCGATGTTCGAGCCGGTGCACGGCTCGGCCCCCGACATCGCCGGGCAGGGCCGGGCCAACCCGCTCGGGGCGATGTGGTCGGCGGCCATGATGCTGGACCACCTGGGCCACCCCGAGGCCGGCGCCGACCTGCTCGCCGCCGCCTTCGGCGCGCTGGCCGACGGGGTGCGCACCGCCGACCTGGGCGGCACCGCCGACACCGCCGGCTACACCCGCGCGGTGCTCGACCGGGTGGGCACGTCCCGCTGA
- a CDS encoding pyruvate carboxylase gives MFTKVLVANRGEIAVRAFRAAYELGAETVAVFPWEDRNSVHRLKADESYQIGEEGHPVRAYLSVEEVVGAARRAGADAVYPGYGFLSENPELAAACERAGISFVGPPASVLQLTGNKARAIAAAREAGLPVLASTEPSDDLDTLLAAAEQLPFPVFVKAVAGGGGRGMRRVEDAGELAGAVQAAMREAESAFGDATVFLEQAVVEPRHIEVQVLADGDGNVVHLFERDCSVQRRHQKVVELAPAPNLDPELRERICADAVAFARAIGYVNAGTVEFLLDRDGRHVFIEMNPRIQVEHTVTEEVTDVDLVQSQLRIASGETLADLGLSQDTIVLRGAALQCRITTEDPANGFRPDTGRITAYRSPGGAGVRLDGGSSLGAEVGAHFDSMLVKLTCRGRDFGIAVARARRAVAEFRIRGVATNIPFLQALLDDPDFAAGRVTTSFIEQRPHLLTARSSADRGTKLLTYLADVTVNRPHGERPHLVDPADKLPPVDLGTPPPDGSRQRLLALGPEAFAAELRAQTPLAVTDTTFRDAHQSLLATRVRTKDLLAVAGHVARTAPQLLSLECWGGATYDVALRFLHEDPWERLAALREAVPNVCLQMLLRGRNTVGYTPYPEAVTDAFVREAASCGLDVFRVFDALNDVGQMRPAIDAVRATGTAVAEVALCYTGDLSDPGETLYTLDYYLRLAEQIVEAGAHVLAIKDMAGLLRPPAAARLVTALRERFDLPVHLHTHDTAGGQLATLLAAWQAGVDAVDGAVASMAGTTSQPPLSAIVAATDTTERATGLSLAAVNDLEPYWEAVRRVYAPFESGLPSPTGRVYTHEIPGGQLSNLRQQAIALGLGQRFEEVEDAYAAADRLLGRLVKVTPSSKVVGDLALQLVGSGVGVEDFAAEPGKYDLPDSVIGFLRGELGDPPGGWPEPFRSRALEGRRPAEPPAELSPDDERGLTESPRSTLNRLLFPGPTRDFDTHGEQYGDVSVLPTKEFLYGLRPGDEHAVDIEPGVTLLMGIEAISDPDERGMRTVMCTLNGQLRPVSVRDRSVEAAVKAAEKADRSDQRQVAAPFAGVVSLQVGEGDSVTAGQAIATIEAMKMEASITAPVAGTVERLAIDSVQQVEGGDLLVVLR, from the coding sequence GTGTTCACCAAGGTGCTGGTCGCCAACCGCGGCGAGATCGCGGTGCGGGCCTTCCGCGCGGCCTACGAGCTGGGCGCCGAGACCGTCGCCGTCTTCCCCTGGGAGGACCGCAACTCCGTGCACCGGCTCAAGGCCGACGAGAGCTACCAGATCGGCGAGGAGGGCCACCCGGTCCGCGCCTACCTGTCGGTCGAGGAGGTCGTCGGCGCGGCCCGGCGGGCGGGGGCGGACGCCGTCTACCCCGGCTACGGGTTCCTGTCGGAGAACCCGGAGCTCGCCGCGGCCTGCGAGCGGGCGGGGATCTCCTTCGTCGGCCCGCCGGCGTCGGTGCTCCAGCTCACCGGCAACAAGGCGCGGGCGATCGCCGCCGCCCGGGAGGCCGGCCTGCCGGTGCTGGCCTCCACCGAGCCCAGCGACGACCTGGACACGCTGCTGGCCGCGGCCGAGCAGCTGCCGTTCCCGGTGTTCGTCAAGGCCGTCGCCGGCGGCGGCGGGCGCGGCATGCGCCGCGTCGAGGACGCCGGCGAGCTGGCCGGCGCGGTGCAGGCGGCGATGCGGGAGGCGGAGTCCGCCTTCGGCGACGCCACGGTGTTCCTCGAGCAGGCGGTCGTCGAGCCCCGGCACATCGAGGTGCAGGTCCTCGCCGACGGGGACGGGAACGTGGTGCACCTGTTCGAGCGGGACTGCTCGGTGCAGCGCCGGCACCAGAAGGTCGTCGAGCTGGCGCCGGCGCCCAACCTGGACCCGGAGTTGCGGGAGCGGATCTGCGCCGACGCGGTCGCCTTCGCCCGGGCCATCGGCTACGTCAACGCCGGCACCGTGGAGTTCCTGCTCGACCGCGACGGCCGGCACGTGTTCATCGAGATGAACCCGCGCATCCAGGTCGAGCACACGGTCACCGAGGAGGTCACCGACGTCGACCTGGTGCAGTCCCAGCTGCGGATCGCCTCGGGGGAGACGCTGGCCGACCTGGGCCTGTCCCAGGACACCATCGTGCTGCGCGGCGCGGCGCTGCAGTGCCGGATCACCACCGAGGACCCGGCCAACGGCTTCCGCCCGGACACCGGCCGGATCACCGCCTACCGCTCCCCGGGCGGTGCGGGGGTGCGGCTGGACGGCGGCTCGTCGCTGGGCGCGGAGGTCGGCGCGCACTTCGACTCGATGCTGGTGAAGCTGACCTGCCGCGGGCGGGACTTCGGCATCGCGGTGGCCCGGGCCCGCCGCGCGGTGGCCGAGTTCCGCATCCGCGGCGTGGCCACCAACATCCCGTTCCTGCAGGCGCTGCTCGACGACCCGGACTTCGCCGCCGGACGGGTCACCACGTCGTTCATCGAGCAGCGCCCGCACCTGCTCACCGCGCGCAGCTCCGCCGACCGCGGCACCAAGCTGCTCACCTACCTGGCCGACGTCACCGTCAACCGGCCGCACGGCGAGCGCCCGCACCTGGTGGACCCGGCGGACAAGCTGCCCCCCGTCGACCTGGGCACGCCGCCGCCGGACGGCTCGCGCCAGCGGCTGCTGGCGCTGGGCCCGGAGGCCTTCGCCGCGGAGCTGCGGGCGCAGACCCCGCTGGCGGTCACCGACACCACCTTCCGCGACGCCCACCAGTCGCTGCTGGCCACGCGGGTGCGCACCAAGGACCTGCTCGCCGTGGCCGGGCACGTCGCCCGCACCGCCCCGCAGCTGCTCAGCCTGGAGTGCTGGGGCGGGGCCACCTACGACGTGGCGCTGCGCTTCCTGCACGAGGACCCCTGGGAGCGGCTGGCCGCGTTGCGCGAGGCGGTGCCCAACGTCTGCCTGCAGATGCTGCTCCGCGGCCGCAACACCGTCGGCTACACCCCCTACCCGGAGGCCGTGACCGACGCGTTCGTGCGCGAGGCGGCGTCCTGCGGTCTGGACGTCTTCCGGGTGTTCGACGCCCTCAACGACGTCGGGCAGATGCGCCCGGCGATCGACGCCGTCCGGGCGACCGGGACCGCGGTCGCGGAGGTCGCGCTGTGCTACACCGGCGACCTGTCCGACCCCGGCGAGACGTTGTACACGCTGGACTACTACCTGCGGCTGGCCGAGCAGATCGTGGAGGCCGGCGCCCACGTGCTGGCGATCAAGGACATGGCCGGGCTGCTGCGCCCGCCGGCGGCAGCCCGGCTGGTGACCGCGCTGCGCGAGCGCTTCGACCTCCCCGTGCACCTGCACACCCACGACACCGCCGGCGGTCAGCTGGCCACCCTGCTGGCCGCCTGGCAGGCGGGGGTGGACGCCGTGGACGGCGCGGTGGCCTCCATGGCCGGGACGACCAGCCAGCCGCCGCTGTCGGCCATCGTGGCCGCGACCGACACCACCGAGCGGGCCACCGGGCTGAGCCTGGCCGCGGTCAACGACCTGGAGCCCTACTGGGAGGCGGTGCGCCGGGTCTACGCGCCGTTCGAGTCCGGGCTGCCCTCGCCCACCGGGCGGGTCTACACCCACGAGATCCCCGGCGGGCAGCTGTCCAACCTGCGCCAGCAGGCGATCGCCCTGGGGCTGGGGCAGCGGTTCGAGGAGGTAGAGGACGCCTACGCCGCCGCCGACCGGCTGCTCGGCCGGCTGGTCAAGGTCACGCCGTCGTCCAAGGTGGTCGGTGACCTGGCGCTGCAGCTGGTCGGCTCCGGGGTGGGCGTGGAGGACTTCGCCGCCGAGCCCGGGAAGTACGACCTGCCCGACTCGGTCATCGGCTTCCTGCGCGGCGAGCTCGGCGACCCGCCCGGTGGGTGGCCCGAGCCGTTCCGCTCCCGGGCGCTGGAGGGACGCCGTCCCGCCGAGCCGCCGGCCGAGCTGTCCCCCGACGACGAGCGCGGGCTCACCGAGTCGCCGCGGTCGACGCTCAACCGGCTGCTGTTCCCCGGGCCGACCCGCGACTTCGACACCCACGGCGAGCAGTACGGCGACGTATCGGTGCTGCCGACCAAGGAGTTCCTCTACGGCCTGCGCCCCGGCGACGAGCACGCCGTGGACATCGAGCCCGGGGTCACCCTGCTCATGGGCATCGAGGCGATCAGCGACCCCGACGAGCGCGGCATGCGCACCGTCATGTGCACGCTCAACGGGCAGCTGCGGCCGGTGTCGGTGCGCGACCGCTCGGTGGAGGCCGCCGTCAAGGCCGCGGAGAAGGCCGACCGCAGCGACCAGCGCCAGGTCGCGGCCCCCTTCGCCGGCGTGGTCAGCCTGCAGGTGGGCGAGGGCGACAGCGTGACCGCCGGGCAGGCGATCGCCACCATCGAGGCGATGAAGATGGAGGCCTCCATCACCGCCCCGGTCGCGGGCACCGTCGAGCGGCTGGCGATCGACTCCGTGCAGCAGGTGGAGGGCGGTGACCTGCTCGTCGTCCTGCGGTAG
- a CDS encoding serine/threonine-protein kinase — translation MTTVDGGRQTLGDRYELQELIATGGMGQVWRGRDTMLDRPVAVKVLRSEYADDATFLARFRAEARHAAGLSHPNIATVLDYGEGTAADTGENLAYLVMELVDGAPLSALLAEEGRLEPDAALSVLSQAAAGLAEAHRAGVVHRDVKPGNILVRPDGSVKLTDFGIATSAESVPLTGTGQVIGTAQYMSPEQAAGEPVSPASDVYALGLVGYESLTGHPAFGGTNPVTVALKRVQEDPDPLPADVPPDVRHLIDAALTKDPQDRLADGDAFLHALEETVHRTPGTATLTRPIAPGAVAAAVPSAAQPAASAAPSTRGVPPVRTRHRGTGQPSRRRPLLVALAVLAVVLLGGGAVVLLGGQEGDGGSVASAPSADAALEGGLVLSAADYVGRPVEEVAAELTGFGLTVDQQPEVAPDAAPGTVTALDPAGTEVRPGDRVEVGVATSPEATGGSAPAEDAAPSAEAPAPAGDSSAGGSSSAGDSTPSEGSAATDPAPSEAAPSDAAPTDAAPTDAAPTDSAPTDSAPTDSAPADDASPSADPTPAEGSAPAESSSPAESSSPAESSSPAESSAPAEDSAAAEESSPAPTSPSAEATTEAPEPSAEASTEPSGSAAATSASGDAESSSAASESSAQSSAGSTAEESPTAGSSPSETGSAGTTAPETAEPTG, via the coding sequence GTGACCACGGTCGACGGGGGTCGGCAGACCCTGGGTGACCGCTACGAACTCCAGGAGCTGATCGCCACCGGCGGGATGGGGCAGGTCTGGCGCGGCCGGGACACCATGCTCGACCGGCCGGTCGCGGTGAAGGTGCTGCGCAGCGAGTACGCCGACGACGCCACCTTCCTCGCCCGGTTCCGCGCCGAGGCCCGCCACGCCGCCGGCCTGAGCCACCCCAACATCGCCACCGTCCTGGACTACGGCGAGGGGACGGCGGCGGACACCGGCGAGAACCTGGCCTACCTGGTGATGGAGCTGGTGGACGGCGCCCCGCTGTCCGCGCTGCTCGCCGAGGAGGGCCGGCTGGAGCCCGACGCGGCGCTGTCCGTGCTGTCCCAGGCCGCCGCCGGGCTGGCCGAGGCGCACCGCGCCGGCGTGGTGCACCGCGACGTCAAGCCCGGCAACATCCTGGTCCGCCCCGACGGCAGCGTGAAGCTCACCGACTTTGGCATCGCCACCTCGGCGGAGAGCGTGCCGCTCACCGGCACCGGTCAGGTGATCGGCACCGCGCAGTACATGTCCCCCGAGCAGGCCGCCGGCGAACCGGTCAGCCCGGCCAGCGACGTCTACGCGCTGGGCCTGGTCGGGTACGAGTCGCTGACCGGCCACCCCGCCTTCGGCGGCACCAACCCGGTGACCGTCGCGCTCAAGCGCGTCCAGGAGGACCCGGACCCGCTGCCCGCCGACGTCCCGCCCGACGTCCGGCACCTCATCGACGCCGCGCTGACCAAGGACCCGCAGGACCGGCTCGCCGACGGCGACGCGTTCCTGCACGCCCTCGAGGAGACGGTGCACCGGACGCCGGGCACCGCGACGCTCACCCGGCCGATCGCCCCGGGCGCCGTCGCCGCGGCCGTCCCGTCGGCGGCGCAGCCGGCGGCCTCTGCTGCCCCGTCGACCCGGGGGGTGCCGCCCGTCCGGACCCGGCACCGCGGGACCGGGCAGCCGTCCCGTCGCCGGCCGCTGCTGGTGGCTCTGGCCGTGCTCGCCGTCGTGTTGCTCGGCGGCGGCGCGGTCGTGTTGCTCGGCGGGCAGGAGGGAGACGGCGGCTCGGTGGCCTCCGCGCCGTCGGCCGACGCCGCCCTCGAGGGCGGACTGGTGCTGAGCGCCGCCGACTACGTGGGCCGGCCGGTCGAGGAGGTCGCCGCGGAGCTGACCGGCTTCGGCCTGACGGTGGACCAGCAGCCGGAGGTCGCGCCGGACGCCGCCCCAGGCACGGTCACCGCACTGGACCCGGCCGGCACCGAGGTGCGGCCCGGGGACCGGGTGGAGGTCGGCGTCGCGACGTCGCCCGAGGCCACCGGTGGGTCCGCCCCGGCGGAGGACGCCGCCCCGTCGGCCGAGGCCCCTGCCCCGGCGGGCGACTCCTCGGCGGGCGGGTCCTCCTCGGCGGGGGACTCCACCCCCTCCGAGGGCTCTGCGGCCACCGATCCTGCGCCGAGCGAGGCCGCGCCGAGCGACGCCGCACCGACGGACGCCGCACCGACCGACGCCGCACCGACCGACTCCGCACCGACCGACTCCGCACCGACGGACTCCGCACCGGCCGACGACGCGTCGCCCTCGGCCGACCCCACCCCGGCGGAGGGCTCGGCACCGGCGGAGAGCTCGTCCCCGGCGGAGAGCTCGTCCCCGGCGGAGAGCTCGTCCCCGGCGGAGAGCTCGGCACCGGCCGAGGACTCCGCGGCGGCCGAGGAGTCCTCGCCGGCGCCCACGTCGCCGTCCGCGGAGGCGACCACCGAGGCACCGGAGCCGTCCGCCGAGGCCTCCACCGAGCCGTCCGGCTCGGCCGCGGCCACCTCCGCGTCGGGCGACGCGGAGTCCTCGTCGGCGGCGTCGGAGTCGTCAGCGCAGTCGTCGGCGGGGTCGACCGCTGAGGAGTCTCCGACGGCCGGCAGCAGCCCGTCGGAGACCGGGAGCGCCGGCACCACGGCGCCGGAGACGGCCGAGCCCACCGGCTGA
- a CDS encoding lactate utilization protein C, with protein MTSAREEVLDRIRTALGERRPDVVVPRDYRATDDRPAAQQLDVLVDRLEDYKASVLRCGPDEVGATVAAALDTGLGAGWQPASVVVAPGVPAGWRPEGTSEDDGRPAVELAAFAATLTGVAVAIAETGTLVLDGGPLSGRRALSLLPDCLVCVVDAGQVVGSVPEALPRLHPNAPLTMVSGPSATSDIELQRVEGVHGPRTLVVVLVG; from the coding sequence GTGACGAGCGCACGCGAGGAGGTCCTCGACCGGATCCGCACCGCGCTGGGCGAGCGGCGTCCCGACGTCGTCGTCCCGCGCGACTACCGGGCCACCGACGACCGCCCGGCCGCCCAGCAGCTCGACGTCCTCGTCGACCGGCTGGAGGACTACAAGGCCTCGGTGCTGCGCTGCGGCCCGGACGAGGTCGGTGCGACCGTCGCGGCCGCCCTGGACACCGGCCTGGGCGCCGGGTGGCAGCCGGCGTCGGTCGTGGTCGCCCCCGGCGTCCCGGCCGGCTGGCGGCCGGAGGGGACGAGCGAGGACGACGGCCGGCCCGCCGTGGAGCTCGCCGCGTTCGCCGCCACGCTGACCGGGGTCGCGGTCGCGATCGCCGAGACCGGCACGCTGGTGCTCGACGGCGGCCCGCTGTCCGGGCGCCGGGCGCTCTCGCTGCTGCCGGACTGCCTGGTCTGCGTGGTCGACGCCGGGCAGGTGGTCGGCAGCGTGCCCGAGGCGCTGCCGCGGCTGCACCCGAACGCGCCGCTCACGATGGTCAGCGGTCCGTCGGCGACCAGCGACATCGAGCTGCAGCGGGTGGAGGGCGTGCACGGTCCGCGCACGCTGGTGGTCGTGCTCGTCGGCTGA